The following are from one region of the Catenulispora sp. EB89 genome:
- a CDS encoding helix-turn-helix transcriptional regulator, which produces MNANPGTGSPLGEFLTTRRSMLTPAAAGLPDYGDRRRVPGLRREEVAQLAGVSVAYYIRLEQGASLNASPQVLDALAQALSLDETERRHLHTLSGEGRQRARRRRLPAESVTAAARQLMDAFGEAPAILLGRRSDVLAWNRCGHALFAGHLDPASPSRSATRPNTARLVFLDPHTRELYGTDWPRKARDAVGKLRAAVGEYPDDPHLASLIGELTMGSPEFAGLWAEHRVRAWDLAEYAMNHPLVGTMRVLQHSMTVPAMTGVRLVVVTAPPESSSQAALQLLTHFAHSDVAVPEGATAGIEH; this is translated from the coding sequence ATGAACGCCAATCCAGGCACCGGATCGCCGCTGGGGGAGTTCCTCACGACGAGGCGGTCCATGCTGACGCCGGCCGCCGCCGGACTCCCGGACTACGGGGACCGGCGGCGCGTCCCCGGACTCCGGCGCGAAGAAGTGGCGCAGCTGGCCGGAGTGAGCGTCGCCTACTACATCCGGCTGGAGCAAGGCGCGTCGCTCAACGCCTCGCCGCAGGTGCTCGACGCGCTGGCCCAGGCCCTCAGCCTCGACGAGACCGAACGCCGCCACCTGCACACCCTGTCCGGCGAGGGACGGCAGCGGGCCCGCCGACGCCGGCTCCCGGCCGAGAGCGTCACCGCGGCGGCGCGGCAGCTGATGGACGCGTTCGGCGAAGCCCCGGCGATCCTGCTCGGCCGCCGCTCGGACGTCCTGGCCTGGAACCGGTGCGGGCACGCGCTGTTCGCAGGGCACTTGGATCCGGCGAGCCCGAGCCGCTCCGCCACGCGACCCAACACCGCGAGGCTGGTCTTCCTCGACCCCCATACCCGCGAGCTCTACGGCACGGACTGGCCGAGGAAGGCCAGGGACGCCGTCGGCAAGCTCAGGGCCGCGGTCGGCGAGTACCCCGACGATCCGCACCTGGCGTCCCTGATCGGCGAGCTGACCATGGGCAGCCCGGAGTTCGCCGGCCTGTGGGCCGAGCACCGGGTCCGCGCCTGGGACCTCGCCGAGTACGCGATGAACCACCCGCTGGTCGGGACCATGCGGGTGCTTCAGCACTCGATGACGGTCCCAGCGATGACAGGTGTGCGGCTCGTCGTGGTCACGGCGCCCCCCGAGTCGTCCTCACAGGCCGCGCTGCAACTTCTCACGCACTTCGCTCACTCCGATGTCGCAGTCCCGGAAGGCGCCACAGCCGGTATCGAGCACTGA
- a CDS encoding alpha/beta hydrolase fold domain-containing protein yields MTSEQLPDDVTAAAGELGGVPVVTVGTSASDPSTSDPSAVLFYLHGGAYAIGSAPDSVGLASDVARRVGARAISVDYRLAPEHRFPAAASEGSARLPILRRAPRRGGRRACCRR; encoded by the coding sequence ATGACCAGCGAACAGCTCCCGGACGACGTGACCGCCGCCGCCGGCGAACTCGGTGGCGTGCCGGTGGTGACCGTCGGGACGTCGGCGAGTGATCCGTCAACGAGCGATCCGTCGGCCGTCCTGTTCTACCTGCACGGCGGCGCCTACGCGATCGGCTCCGCGCCGGACTCGGTCGGCCTCGCCTCGGACGTGGCCCGGCGCGTCGGCGCCCGCGCGATCTCCGTCGACTACCGGCTCGCTCCCGAGCACCGGTTCCCGGCGGCGGCCTCCGAAGGTTCCGCACGTCTTCCAATCCTTCGCCGCGCTCCTCGACGAGGCGGACGCCGTGCTTGCTGCCGCCGGTGA
- a CDS encoding TetR/AcrR family transcriptional regulator, with amino-acid sequence MAIPQGAQAVPSSQTTGRVNQKRRTHAAIVAAAAKLMDSGGEVTMPEVAKAALVSEATAYRYFPDLASLLAEAMADTLPEPADALAPVADSTDPVERIAAAAEYLARHVLARQGAVRAMIAATIVKPDTTSQRPGLRFGLITEALQPLADSAAVDEAALAQLKADLSVVMGAEALFSLMDLSGLSPEDAVASIVRTATTLTRVAIAGA; translated from the coding sequence ATGGCCATCCCGCAGGGCGCGCAAGCCGTACCGTCGTCGCAGACCACCGGTCGCGTCAACCAGAAGCGGCGCACGCACGCCGCGATCGTCGCCGCCGCCGCGAAGCTGATGGACTCCGGCGGCGAGGTGACGATGCCGGAGGTCGCCAAGGCCGCGCTCGTCTCGGAGGCCACCGCCTACCGCTACTTCCCCGACCTGGCCAGCCTGCTGGCCGAGGCGATGGCCGACACCCTCCCCGAACCGGCCGACGCCCTGGCCCCCGTCGCGGACTCCACCGACCCCGTCGAGCGCATCGCAGCCGCCGCCGAGTACCTGGCCCGGCACGTCCTAGCGCGCCAGGGCGCGGTCCGCGCGATGATCGCCGCGACCATCGTCAAGCCGGACACCACCTCACAGCGGCCAGGCCTGCGCTTCGGGCTCATCACCGAGGCACTTCAGCCTCTCGCCGACTCCGCCGCCGTCGACGAGGCGGCATTGGCCCAGCTCAAAGCCGACCTGTCGGTCGTGATGGGAGCCGAGGCACTGTTCTCGTTGATGGATCTCAGCGGTTTGAGTCCGGAGGACGCCGTCGCCAGCATCGTGCGCACGGCGACGACGCTCACGCGAGTCGCGATCGCCGGCGCGTAG
- a CDS encoding NUDIX domain-containing protein: MSTSMRWTVHGSRAVYESPWVNVRVDDVELPSGTRVAHHVIEFPKPSVGAIVTDADQRLLLLWRHRHITDASGWEIPAGWAEPGEDLAEAVGREITEETGYIARELTPITEYHPLSGISTMTYTVFHGTDIVRGGNEPDADEAEKVAWFTPGEVRELLRGGQIVDGPSLTAVGFFLATLA, encoded by the coding sequence ATGAGTACGAGCATGCGATGGACCGTGCACGGCAGCCGTGCCGTCTACGAAAGCCCCTGGGTCAATGTGCGGGTGGACGACGTGGAACTGCCTTCCGGCACCCGGGTCGCGCATCACGTCATCGAGTTCCCGAAGCCCTCGGTCGGAGCAATCGTCACCGACGCGGACCAGCGTCTGCTGCTGCTGTGGCGGCACCGCCACATCACCGACGCGTCCGGCTGGGAGATCCCCGCCGGCTGGGCCGAGCCCGGCGAAGATCTCGCCGAGGCTGTGGGCCGGGAGATCACCGAGGAGACCGGCTACATCGCCCGGGAACTGACGCCGATCACGGAATACCATCCGCTCAGCGGCATCAGCACCATGACCTACACCGTGTTCCATGGCACCGACATCGTGCGCGGCGGCAACGAACCCGACGCGGACGAGGCTGAGAAGGTGGCCTGGTTCACGCCTGGCGAGGTGCGGGAACTGCTGCGCGGCGGCCAGATCGTCGACGGGCCGAGCCTCACCGCCGTCGGGTTCTTCTTGGCGACGCTTGCTTAA
- a CDS encoding alpha/beta fold hydrolase, translating into MTASTTTSTTSTTSTAATATGPASRTVTIATGMGITISEFGTNTEGSAVLYLHGGAGPRTMLGLAGALAEHVYGIVPTHPGFDGTPRPDRFDTIADLADAYLDLLDELDLTGVMVIGSSIGGWIASEMALRDNRGRIGALVLLNAVGIKAFGDEQVTDVRTLAPPQISELSFVNPALRPDFASFTDEQKAIGAANQQTMAVYCGKEFTHDPKLRRRLHRITIPALVVWGEQDGIAPLGYGRDFATAFGNGHFAPIADAGHFPQIEQIGATLGAIGDFVDTVVKPDEA; encoded by the coding sequence ATGACTGCCTCGACCACGACTTCAACGACCTCCACGACTTCGACGGCTGCCACCGCGACCGGCCCCGCGTCCCGCACCGTCACCATCGCGACCGGCATGGGCATCACGATCAGCGAGTTCGGCACCAACACCGAGGGCAGCGCGGTGCTGTACCTGCACGGCGGCGCCGGCCCGCGCACCATGCTGGGCCTGGCCGGCGCGCTGGCCGAGCACGTCTACGGCATCGTGCCGACCCACCCCGGCTTCGACGGCACGCCGCGCCCGGACCGCTTCGACACCATCGCCGACCTCGCCGACGCCTACCTGGACCTGCTCGACGAGCTCGACCTGACCGGCGTCATGGTCATCGGCTCCTCCATCGGCGGCTGGATCGCCTCGGAGATGGCGCTGCGCGACAACCGCGGGCGGATAGGCGCGCTGGTGCTGCTCAACGCGGTCGGTATCAAGGCGTTCGGCGACGAGCAGGTCACCGACGTCCGCACCCTCGCCCCGCCGCAGATCAGTGAGCTGTCGTTCGTCAACCCGGCCCTGCGCCCCGACTTCGCCTCCTTCACCGACGAGCAGAAGGCGATCGGCGCCGCCAACCAGCAGACCATGGCGGTCTATTGCGGCAAGGAGTTCACGCACGACCCCAAGCTGCGCCGCCGCCTGCACCGCATCACTATCCCGGCGCTGGTCGTCTGGGGCGAGCAGGACGGCATCGCGCCGCTGGGCTACGGCCGCGACTTCGCCACCGCCTTCGGCAACGGCCACTTCGCACCGATCGCCGACGCCGGACACTTCCCGCAGATCGAGCAGATCGGCGCGACGCTCGGCGCCATCGGGGACTTCGTCGACACGGTGGTCAAGCCCGACGAGGCCTGA
- a CDS encoding organic hydroperoxide resistance protein, whose amino-acid sequence MSTSTLYTTEALSTGDGRNGRVRTADDVFEADLAVPKEMGGPGGDKTNPEQLFAAGYAACFHNGLRLIAAGQKTPVTGSTVTAEVSLLALDGGRFSLAVGLTAHLPGLDQATADQLMHDTHQVCPYSNSTRGNVEVTLTAIA is encoded by the coding sequence ATGTCCACCTCCACGCTCTACACCACCGAAGCCCTCTCGACCGGCGACGGCCGCAACGGCCGGGTCCGCACCGCCGACGACGTCTTCGAAGCCGATCTGGCCGTCCCGAAGGAGATGGGCGGCCCCGGCGGCGACAAGACCAACCCGGAGCAGCTGTTCGCCGCCGGCTACGCGGCCTGCTTCCACAACGGCCTGCGCCTGATCGCGGCCGGCCAGAAGACGCCGGTGACCGGCTCGACCGTGACCGCCGAGGTCAGCCTGCTGGCGCTCGACGGCGGACGCTTCAGCCTCGCGGTCGGGCTCACGGCGCACCTTCCCGGCCTGGACCAGGCGACCGCCGACCAGCTGATGCACGACACGCACCAGGTGTGTCCGTACTCCAACTCCACCCGCGGCAACGTCGAGGTGACATTGACCGCGATCGCCTGA